The stretch of DNA AttcctcattaattaaaaaatgaCCTTGTCATACTTAAAGGTCGCAATCGAGTTGGTTGGATCGGGTTTGAGTTGGGCCAAGTTGGACCGGGTTATATCGGGTAAGCCTATTCTTTTTGGGAGTCACACAGGTCGAGTCATGTTTGTCAGCTCTAATCATAACGTCTTCTTATCTATCAGATAGCTTAGGGGGTAACAAACGTTTTTCATATCTATTTAAAAGGATAATACTTAATTTTTAGCTGTTAAATCGAATATATACATTTTAAGGGAAACTAACTTAATCATTACTAGGATTTAGGAACATCATTTGATTGACTCACTACATTAATTCAAGGATTTGGGGATTCAAACACTTAATTATTTTAGTTCTCAAAGGGACATTTGAATATTTTAAATGACTTACTTTGCATTGTTTGATGAGTGTACTGGCCTACTACTTTTCCCCTGCATCTTGAATGTTTTGATAAAAAGTATTTAATTAGCCTCTTATATTGAAGCAAAACAGAAGGAAGTTTGAATTACTTGTGACATTATTATGCTAAACGGTCAAATAAATGAAATCATTAGTATCACATTTTCACTTTGCCATTTTTTTACCTCCTGTTGCTCAAACAAATTATCCATTTGTAAACTAATGTCTTGAAATGTCATTTTTAAGGAAGGGCCTTCTAATAAAAGACTATGAACATGTTAAATTGATAATGCAGCCAGAATGCAAATTGAATTTAAAAAGATGTCAGAATTATATTCACAATACAAAAGGCATGAAAAAACAAGACTTTGTTCTAATATTTGGAATATTTATGATTTGACTAACTATTGGGTGGGTTTCTTTCTCACTTTTCTCTGCTAAAGCTTAGGATTTGCATAATGAGTAGTCTCGAGCCGGCTATCCAAGTACTAGTTAACTGTACTTTATTAGGCAGTCGAGGTTGTCTGAACAACGTCTATTGTAAAAACCTCCTATGCTCATATTATACTATCAACCCCTAGTTCTAGCTATAATAGTAGTAGTGAAGGTTTCCTGCCTATATATGACACTAATTAAGAACAAAAGTCTTATGAATTGACCTGATAGTATGTAAAAATTTTTGAGCATCTTCCTTTTGTCCTTACACTATTGACATTATAACTCTCTCATAGCTGTCTTATCTCTGTTAGTAAGCATAATATTCTCGTAAATATTTTCTTTGTATCTTTTATAAAAAAAGAAAGTTAAGTTTCAATACCTTATTTGCATTTAAGATCAGAAAAACTATCAGAGCATATGTCTTAACACAAAATGGTATTGCTTGTCCTCTTTGCTATTGATATATTTTTAAATTCATTTTAGGTATTGTTTTTCTAGCCATGGATCGAAGTTGGATGTATAATATGAAACGTTCAACTCTTGAATTTCGGAATTTGGTGAAAGAGAAATTTGTGAGATGTGCTGTGGAAAATGCAGTTAGAAAAGGAGAGACCCGCATATTATGCCCTTGTCTTGATTGTGAAAATTTGGAAAAAGTGTTGACCCCTGATGTTTGTGTGGATCATTTAGTTTTACGTGGATTTGTGAAAGATTATACACGTTGGATATTTCATGGTGAACCCATAGGTATTTCTGGAATAGAAATAGGCAGACAAGAGACACGAGaagatgttaatgatgatgatattGAAAGGGACCGAATAGATAGCTTGATTGATGACGTGCAAGTTAATTTTGAGGATGAGGCTCGTGTTTTGGAGAGATTGTTAAGTGATGCGGAGAAACCTTTGTATCCTAATTGTGATAGATTCACCCGTTTATCTGCTGTAATGAATTTAATGTCTTTAAAAGTGGAAAATAGGTGGAGCGATAAGAGTTTTACAGCCTTGTTAGAACTCTTAGATGACATACTTCCCGTAGGTCACGTTCTTCCAAAATCTACTTATGAAGCCAAGAAAGTTATGTGTCCAATAGGTTGTGACTATGAAAAAATTCATGCATGTCCGAACGATTGTATTTTGTACCGTAAAAAATATAAGGATTTGCATAAATGTCCAAAGTGTCAGACATCACGATATCGAGTGAAGGACAAGGATGGCAGTTGTGAGAAAAAGAAAGGCTCTCCAGCAAAGGTGGTGTGGTATTTACCTATAATACCAAGATTTAAACGCTTTTTTGCTAATGTAAATGAAGCTAAAAAGTTAAGGTGGCATTCAGAAATGAGAAAAAAAGATGGCAAGCTTAGACATCCTGCCGATGCACCTCAATGGAGAACAATTGATAGAAAATTTCCAGAATTTGGCAAGGATTCTAGAAATTTGCGCTTGGGCCTTTGCACAGATGGAATGAATCCTTTCTCTACTTTAAGTAGTCAGCATAGCACGTGGCCTGTCCTTCTTTGTATCTACAACCTGCCTCCTTATTTGTGTATGAAGCGCAAATACTTAATGTTGTCACTTCTTATACAAGGACCAAAGCAACCTGGGAACGATATAGATGTTTATCTAGAGCCTCTCATTGATGATTTGAGATTATTGTGGGATGAAGGGGTGATGGTGTATGATTCAGTTGCAAAAGAAAATTTCAAATTGCATGCTATGTTGTTGTGTACTATAAACGATTTTCCTGCATATGGCAATTTGTCTGGATACTCGGTTAAAGGGAAAAAAGCTTGCCCAATATGTGATGAAGGAACTGTAGCTCCTTGGCTTACTTATAGTGGTAAGAATGTTTACACAAACTATCGAAGATTTTTGCGACGAAATCACCCTTATCGTAAGATGAAAAAAGCATTCAATGGGACGGTGGAGAATAAAATGGCTCCTATTCCACTAGAGGCAGATGAAGTATTTCAACAAGTCAAAGATATTAATGTTGTTTATGGAAAACCCAACCGATTTCTAAAGAATGCAAAATATAAGAAGAAGTCTATATTCTGGGACCTTCCATATTGGCAACATCTGCCCGTAAGACATTGTATTGACATTATGCATGTTGAAAAAAATGTTGCTGAGAGTCTTATAGGAACACTTCTTAATATCCCTGGAAAGACTAAAGACGGGTATAAAGCAAGGAAAGATATTGAAGAGATGGGAATTCGGAAAGAGTTGGCACCACAAGAGAATGGAAAGCGTGCATATCTTCCTCCAGCTTGCTATACTTTGTCTAAGAAGGAAAAAACAACTGTGTGTGAGTGCATTCGTGGTATTAAGGTACCACATGGTTATTCTTCCAATATGAAAAATCTTGTTTCAATGAAGGATTTGAGGTTGATTGGTTTAGTGGAATGTGCATTAGACTTCTCTATTTTAGTCTTCACCTGCTCCATTATTATTTCAGCAATTTAAGTCAATTTAAGTAGGATTGTCAAGTA from Silene latifolia isolate original U9 population chromosome 10, ASM4854445v1, whole genome shotgun sequence encodes:
- the LOC141608035 gene encoding uncharacterized protein LOC141608035, translating into MDRSWMYNMKRSTLEFRNLVKEKFVRCAVENAVRKGETRILCPCLDCENLEKVLTPDVCVDHLVLRGFVKDYTRWIFHGEPIGISGIEIGRQETREDVNDDDIERDRIDSLIDDVQVNFEDEARVLERLLSDAEKPLYPNCDRFTRLSAVMNLMSLKVENRWSDKSFTALLELLDDILPVGHVLPKSTYEAKKVMCPIGCDYEKIHACPNDCILYRKKYKDLHKCPKCQTSRYRVKDKDGSCEKKKGSPAKVVWYLPIIPRFKRFFANVNEAKKLRWHSEMRKKDGKLRHPADAPQWRTIDRKFPEFGKDSRNLRLGLCTDGMNPFSTLSSQHSTWPVLLCIYNLPPYLCMKRKYLMLSLLIQGPKQPGNDIDVYLEPLIDDLRLLWDEGVMVYDSVAKENFKLHAMLLCTINDFPAYGNLSGYSVKGKKACPICDEGTVAPWLTYSGKNVYTNYRRFLRRNHPYRKMKKAFNGTVENKMAPIPLEADEVFQQVKDINVVYGKPNRFLKNAKYKKKSIFWDLPYWQHLPVRHCIDIMHVEKNVAESLIGTLLNIPGKTKDGYKARKDIEEMGIRKELAPQENGKRAYLPPACYTLSKKEKTTVCECIRGIKVPHGYSSNMKNLVSMKDLRLIGLVECALDFSILVFTCSIIISAI